Within Bacillota bacterium, the genomic segment CTACCAGCACCAGGCTGGCGCCGCCGTAAGCCCTGAGCCTCAAGTCTTCCCTTCGTCCGTCCCGCAGGAGGCCTATCCCGAAAAGTCCGGCCGCGGCCGGAATCAGGTACCGGCCTTCGCCCGCCAACCCCGAAAGAATACGCCGTTCGAACGACCCTACCGCGCCCGCCGAGCCGTTCGTAAGGCCGATCAAGCTCAGGACGGCCAAAGCAAGCAAGCCCAAACCGAGAAGTTCCGCCTTAATATCCCTCATCCCGGCTTCGTTAACCTTGCTCTTTAGAGATATTCTTTCATTCTGCCTTTTTCTCGCCATAAGTGTCTCCTTTTCTTCGCGTACTACATTCGGCGCTAAACTTAATTCTCCTGCCGGAGTACCATTCAGCCGCTTAGCGTTTCGCTGATGGAACGCGGCAGGATGTAAGCAGAGTAATTGGAAAGTGAGAAGTGTGAAGTTGGAATTTGAGACGGGCCTGAACAGATTCCTGCGGATTAATATTGACATGGGAACAGAGGACGTCTATATTGTTAACCAGAAATGCCTACCAGGTTTACAATTTTAAGAGAGGACCCTAATAAGGTGGAGTTTCTCGGTCAGACCCTGCACGATGCAGAAAACGCAGGATTGAGACGCACCCTGCGCTCATTAACGCCGTACAGCCCCACCCGGGCGCTTTTGAACGGTCGGGAGGTAACCCTTTTCTGCACCAACAACTACCTGGGGCTCACACACCACCCCCGGGTTATCGCGAGTGCCGCGGAGGCTTTACGAACTTACGGCGCCGGAAGCGGCGCCTCACGTCTGGTGAGCGGTCACTTTCCCTTACACAATGAATTGGAGGAGAGCATCGCCCGGTTCAAGGGTTGCGCGCGGGCGCTCGTGTTTCCCGCGGGTTATATGGCCAACATCGCCGTGATCAGCGCCCTCGCCGGGCGTGGTGACGTGGTCTTCTGCGACCGGCTCTGCCACGCCTCGCTGCTCGACGGCTGCCGCTTGAGCGGCGCGAAGATTCTCCGTTTCGCGCACAACGACATCGCGTCGCTCCGCCGTCTCGTCGCGCAGCATCGCGGGCGACGGCGCCTTCTGGTCACCGAAGGCGTTTTCTCGATGGACGGTGACACCGCGCCGCTGGCGGAGTTGTACGCAGTGGCACGGGAGGACTCCCTTATCCTTATTGTAGACGATGCCCACGGCACCGGCGTCCTCGGCCCTGGAGGCCGCGGTACGCTTGCCGCCCAGGGTATACCGGTCAACGACGTCGTGCTCACCGGAACGCTTTCCAAGGCCCTGGCCTCTCTGGGAGGGTTCGTAGCAGGATCGGACGTGCTCGTCGATTTCGTCCTCAACAGCGCCCGCCCGTTCATTTTCACCACGGCCCTGCCTCCGGCCTCGGCCGCCGCGGCTCTTACCGCCTTTGAATTACTCCTGGAGGAGCCGTTGCTGCTCGGCCGGCTCTGGGAAAACGTTGGCCGGATGCGCGACGGGCTGGCGGCCCGCTGTTTTTTTACGGCCGGGACCTCGCCTATAATGCCTGTAATAGTAGGAGATCCGGCAAGGGCTTTGAGCCTTTCGGAACGATTACTCGAGCGGGGCTATTTCGTACCGGCCATCCGCCCGCCATCGGTGCCGCATGGAACGGCACGGCTCAGAATAACCGTTAGCGCCGCGCATACCTGCGGTGAGATTGACGGTTTTTTGGCCGCTTTCAGTGAAGCGATGGAAGACGGAATTTAGAATATAGAAGACAGAAGGTAGAAGGTAAGAAGGTGGCAAAGGGGAAAGGGGGAAACATGAAGAAGGGATTAGCGGCAAAAACATTTTAAGACTTGATGGTCGAGCCGACAAAGCTCGATTCATGAACATGCCCAAGGTTCTATAGACGAATGCCTATACTATAGCTATTTTAAATTCTGGATAATAACTCTTTTTTAAAACTCTTGCTTAAATATTCTGTATTCTATATTCTGTATTCTATATTCTTTAGATGGAGGCATTAGATGTGACTGAAACACAAACCGGAAACGAAGCGGCAAGACCGACACTGCCGTCGCTGTTCATAACGGGCACCGACACCGGTGTCGGTAAAACGGTCTTGAGCGCCCTTCTGGGGTTGATTTACCAGTCGGCCGGCCTGAAAACCGCCTACCTCAAACCTGTGGAAACCGGCGCCGTCAAAGGGCCGGACGGCCTCGTGCCGGGGGATACCAGGTTTGTTTCCGACGTTCTGGGCCTGGAGGAATCCATTGATGTGCTTTGCCCATACCGTTTCGAACACCCGGTTTCGCCTCATCTGGCGGGGCGCATGGGAAAAAAGGAGTTCAAACCGCAGGTGGTCCAGGAGTGCTTCAAATACCTCGAGAAATTTTATGACGCCGTGATCGTGGAAGGCGCGGGAGGCCTTCTGGTACCCCTTTCCGAAAAATACATGGTCGCCGACCTGGCGAGAGACCTCGGGCTGCCCGTGGTTATAACGGCGCGGCCCGGGCTCGGCACCATTAATCACACCCTGTTGACGATCGCCGCGGCCCTGCAGGTCGAACTGAAGGTGGCGGGCGTGGTTGTAAACCGCTACCCCGAAGACCCCGACCCTGTCGTCAAGGACAACCCGAGGGCGATTGCCAAACTCTCCGGTCTGCCGGTCCTGGCGCGGGTTCCCGAACTGGACGGCCTTGACGCCGGAGAACCCGGGCGCGCCTTGCTGGAAAAAGCGGCGCTGGAGCTCAACCGGCTTTACCGGTTGGACGAGGCCCTCGCCAAACTGGTGTAATTCTGATGGCCCGTGCGGTTTGTCAATTCAGGGGAAGACCGGTTTCTACTTTTTCTCGACGTCGGAACTTGGACGTCGGACGCCGGACCTATTTTCAATGGAGTCCCACCTGCCGTATTCAGCGGCACAACAAATAATAAAAATCGGCGCTGGAAATAGCGATTTACTTGTTGTTATATTTGTTTTCTTAATTCTTGGCGTTCTTGGCCAGCACTCAGGGACTGAGTACTGGATTGGCGGTGAGATTTCTTTTAGGAGGAGTATACGGATGTACAGCGGTGAGGAGATAGAACGCCTGGAAAACCTTGACCGCACGACGATCTGGCACCCTTTTACCCAGATGAAGGAGTACGTTTCCGAAAACGCCCCGGTGATCGCCGCCGGTGAAGGTTGTTACCTGATTGATATTCACGGACGGCGCTACCTCGACGGCGTAAGCTCTCTCTGGGTCACCGTTCACGGCCACCGGAAAGCGGCGCTTAACGATGCGATCAAAGAGCAGCTCGAGAAGGTCGCGCACTCCACCCTTTTGGGGCTGGCAAACGTTCCTTCCGTGCTTCTTGCCGAGCGTTTGACAGCCATCGCCCCTGCGGGCCTCAAACGGGTCTTTTACTCGGACAGCGGGTCCGCCGGTGTGGAGATCGCCCTTAAAATAGCCTTTCAGTACTGGCGGAATATCGGCATAACCGGCAAAAACAAGTTTCTTTCCTTCTATAACGCGTACCACGGAGATACCCTGGGAGCGGTCGGCGTAGGCGGGATGGAACTCTTTCATCAGGTTTACGGCCCCCTCGTGGTGGCTTCGTTGAAAACGCCTTCGGCCTACTGCTACCGCTGTCCTTACGGGTACAGCGAACTGTCGGGATGCGGCCGTGATTGTTTCACCGCATTCGAACGTATCATAGAAGAGTACCGTGACGAACTGGCCGCGGTCATTGTCGAGCCGGTGATCCAGGGCGCAGCGGGGATGATTATCTGGCCCGAGGGGTTCCTGCGGCGCCTCCGCCGCTTATGCGACACCCACCGGGTCCTGCTGATAGCCGACGAGGTTGCGACGGGGTTCGGCCGTACCGGCAAGATGTTCGCTTGCGAACACGAGCAGGTCAGCCCCGACATCATGATAATGGCCAAGGGCATTACCGGCGGCTACCTGCCGCTCGCGGCGACGCTTACCACCGAAACGATCTACGAGGCTTTCTATGCCGACTACCCCGAACAGAAAACGTTTTATCACGGCCACACCTACACCGGAAACCCGCTGGCATGCGCCGCTTCTATGGCCAATCTCGACCTGTTCGAAAACGAAGCGGTCATGGACAGGCTGCAACCGAAGATAGAGCACCTCCGTACACTGCTCGACAACCTCCGGGGGCTTCCCCACGTCGGAGATGTCCGCCAGGCCGGTTTTATGGTCGGTATAGAGTTGGTCCGGAACAAAGAAACGAGGGAACCCTTCCCGCTTGTCGACCGGAAAGGACGGCAGGTGGTTCTTAAGGCGCGCGAGAAGGGTGTAATCATCCGTCCCCTGGGTGACGTTGTTGTGCTGATGCCGCCGCTGGCGATCAGCGACCCGGAGTTGTCGGACCTCTGCGGGGTAGTTACGGAAAGCATCATGGAGGCAACGAATTGACCCCGACCGTCGGTTTGAATGGAAAAGGGATTGCTTTAAGCCCGACCGTTATCGCCGGAACGCCGGCCTACCTGCTGACGCCCGAGAATCAAAAAGGCGCGGCGATAATCCTGCACGGGTACGGCGGCGTAAAAGAGGAGGTCCTGGGTCTCGGGATCGCGGCGGCCGGCGCCGGTTGGAAAACGTATCTTCCCGACCTTCCCGGGCACGGCGCGCACCCGGAGCCGCTGTCGGGGCAGAGCATCCGGAGGTTCGCCGCCGCCCTTAAAACCTACACTTTCACAGCCGCCATAGGACACAGCCTGGGCGGGCGTATAGCTATGACGCTGGGAACTAAACGTACCTGCCTGCTCTCCATACCCCTCGACGTCCGGTTTGACGGACGCAAAAGCGAACTCCTGCGGGTTCTCAGGGCGCGCCGGGTGCGGGAGTCGAAACCCTTTACCGGTCTGGAAGAAGCGCTGGCGGTTCTCAATGAGCCCTGGCCGTCCCCGCCGGTACTGCTGTTTCATTCTTTCCGGGACCTGCCGACCTGCCTGGCAGCGGTGGCAAGCGCCCGTGAAATCGGGTGGGAGACCCGCAGCGTAAACAACGTGGGGCACCTCGATATCATCACCGCCCCCGAGGTATTGAACGCTGTTGGGGCTTATCTGTGAATAGAATGTAGAAGGTAGTAAGCAGTAGGGGAGAAGTAGGAGGCGGGAGTCAAGTCCCAAGTCGAAAGTCCTCAATATTCAGTCGGAAATAAAGTTACGAGATTCGCGTTACGTGTTAGGGACGGAAACCGGTTTCAAGTTACGATCGTCAGGTTGCTGGTTACGAGTTTTAAGCGGTTCCGGATTTTTATTCTATATTCTACCTTCTGACCATCTTAGCCACTCGGAAGAGGTATTTCTGTATTCTGTTTTGAACCTTGAACTGTAAAGAGGGGGCGATTCCGATTTCCGTATCTGAACCGTTCAGCGTTAACAGCAACATTTACGCGTCTCCGGAAAACGAGCGCTTTTACATGCGAATCGCCGCCGCGCTGGCGGACAGGATAGTCTCCCTCAATCCGCAACGCATCCTTGAGGTCGGCGCCGGTACCGGCGCGGCCACGGTCGTGTTGCGGCGCTGGTTCCCCGCGGCCGAAATTCTGGCCACTGACCCGAGCAATGAAATGCTGGCTTACAACAAAAAAAAGCCGCTTACAAATACGACCTTCGCCCTTTTACCCGCCGAAGCAGCCGCTGAAACGAAAGACCGTTTCGGCCTTGTTTTCGGCAACATCTGCTACCACTGGTTCCGTCCCGGGACCGCCCGCACCTTGGCGGGACTTCTTGATCCCGGCGGAGTGATGGCGTTTTCGGTGCCCGTCAGCGGGCCGGCAAAAGGAGACGGGAATCTGATCCTGCTCCGCATCTGCCGGGAAATCGGCGTCGGCGACCGCCACGGCAAGCACCTTTTGAGCATAAGCCGCCTGCGCCGGGAATTTGCCGGTTTAAAAAGCTCCGTTGAATCGGTAACGATTCGCGAGACCCTCTCACCCGCGTTCTTCGGCGTCCTGCTGCGCGCCCGCGGTTCCTGGGATTTTCTCTTCGGGTCCCGGGCGGAGCTTGCCGAAGACATGTGGAACAGATTAACCACGGGGCTTTCCGAAACCACCCTTCACTGGAACATCGCGCTGGTGGTGGCCCGCAAATGAACCTTATCGGGCAAACCGGGCTGATAAGCGATCTTGCCCTACGGGTTTTTAACGGCGGCGCCCTTTCCATGGCGGAGGCCGTGACCCTTATCCGTATGCCCGACGAAACAACCCCTTTTCTTTTAGGCTGGGCCGATGTCCTGAGAAAACACATTCACGGCACAAGGCTGGACCTCTGCGCCATAGTAAGCGCGCGCGCCGGGCGCTGTCCGGAAGACTGTCGTTTCTGCGCGCAGGCCGCCCGTTATCCCACGCAGGCGCCGGTCCACCCTCTTCTCCCGGAGGAAGACATCCTGCGGCGGGCAAAGGCGGCCCGGGCGTCCGGAATCGGGCGCTTTTCACTGGTCACGAGCGGCCGTGATCCCGGGGGCGATTTTGATAAAATCATCGCCGCCTTCGGGCGGTTACGAAAAGAAATACCGGACCTCCGTCTCTGCGCCTCGCTCGGCATCCTGACGGCCGAAGAAGCCCGGGAATTGAAAAAGACCGGCGTCGAACGGTACCACCACAACCTCGAAGGGGCGGCAAGCTTCTTCGACCGGATATGCGCCACCCACCGTTACAGCGACCGGGTAGCCACCATTCAAACCGCGCGGGAAGCGGGGCTGGAAATATGCGCGGGCGGGATCATCGGCCTGGGGGAAAGCCCGGAACAACGAGTGGAGCTTGCTCTCGCGCTACGCGACCTCCGGGTGAAATCGGTACCGGTCAACCTCCTCCACTCGATTCCCGGGACCCCGCTGGCCTCGCAGCCGCCGCTCCCTCCGCTTGAAATCCTCCGCACCCTGGCCGTTTTTCGCCTGGTCCTGCCGGAGGCCGTTATCCGCTACGCCGGAGGCCGTGAACACAACCTTCGGAACACACAGGCGCTGGGGCTCGCCGGCGGTGTGAACGGACTTATCACCGGCGATTACCTGACCACTTCCGGACAGGGAACCGCGCACGATCTGCAGCTTGCCCGGGACCTGGGACTGTTCCCAGATACCCCCTAACCGGGACAAGCCGGAACTAAAATGTTTCACCACAGAGGCACGGAGTTCACTGAGAACAGAAATATCACATTGAAGTACTAAGTCAGGAAAAAGGACCGGGGACTTTCGCCTGAGGACTTAATTCTTGACTCGCTACTAGTGACTCGTGACTTTCTACAGTCCCCCTCCGTGTGCTCTGTATCTCTGTGGTTAGTTTTTTACCATCCTGCGTAGATCTTGGCATCAAAGACCCTGAGGCCGTATGGAAAACTCCCCTGACGGAAGTAAAGCCGGACCCGATTTGGAACGATTAAGGGTATAGCTCTTACTTTTAACTTATTTCCCGTCGCCGCTTCCTGCATTTCATCCCTGGCGAAGCACTATGCGACTAAATGGTTTTGAAACGGTTTGCGTAAAAAGTAAAAAAGCAGTAAAATTAAACTTAGTAATATTTTGGGAATAAGCGCGCGAATCATCCGGCGCAAAAAGAGCGGCGAGAAGCGCGCCCGCTTTGTTGCTGCAAGCGCTTTCGGGAGGTGTCCACCCGCGGGTTTGATCCGGCGCAAGACGTTTTCACAGAGAGGCCGCCCGGAGAATAGACTTCATGCAGTGGCATCTTTTCAGTTTTATTTAATAAAACTAAGCAGGAAACCCCGGCAGGTCCGGTCGAATTGGTTAGTACCCTAATCCGGGAGGTGAGGCACAATGGTACCTGTCAAGGTAAAAGAAATCGCCTTCGACCTTGCGATGAACCCTGTGGTTCTGCTTTCAGACGAGGAAGAGCTCAAGATGCTGCCGATTTGGATCGGGCCTTTCGAAGCCCATTCAATCGCTTTGGCCCTCGAAGGCGCAAGCCTCGGCCGACCGTTGACCCACGATCTCTTAAAGACGATCTGCGAACAGAGCGGCGTTACGGTTTCAAGCGTCATTATCAGTGACGTAAAAGACGGAACCTATTATGCGGAACTTCACCTGAAGACCAAGGATTATGAGACGGTAATCGACGCCCGGCCCAGCGACGCCATCGCCTTGGCGCTGAGGACCGTAACCCCGATTTTCATGTCCGATAAAGTCGCGGATTACGCGCTTACCCCCGAAGAGTTGTACAGCCAGGAATCCGACGAAAGCAAGATCGTTAAAGTGTCCGACGAAAGGAAGCTGCATTAAAAAGTAATCCGCAGCAGGTCTAAGAAAAAGAGAACCTGAAATAACAGGTTCTCTTTTTCTTAGTTCTTCGTAACCATTCAGCCATATTGCACGGACGGAACGCGGTAAGATGCAAGCAGAGCGCGAAGGACACGCCGGACGGAGCGGAGCGTACTCGAAACGTACGTGAGCATCCGGCCGGTGGCGCCGACAAAGCTATGCGCAGCCTATCGCCGCGCCCTACGTGATATCTGAATAGTTACTGTCTTCTAACGCGCTGCCGCCAGCAGAATAACCAGCGATCCGAGGATTACCCTGTACCAGACGAAGACATTGAAACTCCGCGTGGTCACGAACCGCAACAGAAAAGCGATGGCGAAGAATCCCGCCACGGCCGATGTAACAACGCCCGCCCAGAAAGAAGCGTTTATGTCGGCGGCGGCGATATCCTTCAGACCGAAAATCCCGGCCCCGAGAATAATCGGCGTAGAGAGCAGGAAAGAAAACCGGGTCGCCGCTTCCCGCTCAACCCCGAGTAAGCGGCCGGCGGAAATCGTCGCGCCGGAACGGGATACGCCGGGAATGATGGCGACGGCCTGGGACAAACCGATGAGCAGCGCGTCGACCCAGCCCAAACGCCAGATATCACGGGCTTTCCCGCCGTAGTGGTCCGCGGCGTAAAGCACCGCGCCCATGGCGATGAGCATCACCCCGATCAGCATCGGGGAGCGAAACACCGTTTCCGCCTGCTGTTCCAGCGCCATGCCGATCAGAGCGCCGGGGATTGTGGCCAGCGCCAGGTACCAGAAGAGCCGTCCCTCACGGGTCCTCGTACCCTTAAGCCCGTTTCGGACCAGCCCCAGCCAGTCGCGCCAGAAATAAGCCACTACTGCCGCAAGGGTCCCCAGGTGCAGCGCGACGTCAAACGCCAATCCGGGGTCGCGCCAGTTAAAAAACCAGGGCGCCAGAACCAGGTGCGCCGTACTGGAAATCGGTAAAAACTCGCCCAGCCCCTGGACGATACCTAACACCACCGCCTCCGTCAGGCCCAATGATACTCCCCCTCGAAAATAAGGCGTTCTCCTTAATTATAATCGGACCCGGCGTTGAATACACCAGAACTTCACCCCACGGTTCACAGCCATAGAAAAAAAAGCCCCTTGCGGGGCATGTGGCAGGTGTTAGGGAGAAACCGGAGGCTTTTGAACACCCGCGTGCGGATATGATTCCGCTCAGGATTCGCGTTCCTCATACTTTTGCTTCAATTCCGAGATAACCGCCGGGTCGGCCAGTGTGGTCGTGTCGCCGAGGATCCGCCCTTCGGCGATATCCCGCAACAGCCGCCGCATTATTTTTCCGCTCCGGGTCTTGGGCAGTTCCGCGGTCAGAAAAACATCGTCGGGACGTGCAATTGAACCGATTTTTTTAGCCACATGCGTTTTAAGCTCGTTCTCTATTTCTTTAAAACTCCTTTTGGCGGACTTCAGTTCGTTGAAAGCCCTACTCCTCAAGGTAACGAAGGCCGCCACCGCCTGACCCTTAATTTCGTGGTCTCTGCTGATCACCGCTGATTCGGCAACCGACGGGTGATCGACAAGGGTGCTCTCGATTTCCATCGTGCTCAAGCGGTGTCCGGCGACATTTATCACATCATCCACGCGGCCGAGCATCCAGTAGTAGTTGTGATAGTCCCGCTTCGCGCCGTCCCCGGCGAAGTAAATCCACTTTCCGGGAAATTTGGACCAGTAGGTATCGATATAACGCTGATCGTCGCCGTATATGGTCCGCAGCATTGCCGGCCACGGCTCCTTTATGACCAGGAAGCCCCCCTGACCAAGGGGAACCGGCTTGCCTGCAGCGTCCAGGACGTCGGCGTCAATACCCGGCAGCGGTACTGTGGCCGATCCCGGCTTCAACGGCGTTATCCCGGGCAGGGGGCTTATCATAATCATACCGGTCTCCGTCTGCCACCAGGTGTCCACGATCGGACAGCGCTCGCCGCCGATATTCTCGTGACACCAGATCCATGCCTCCGGATTTATCGGTTCGCCGACCGTTCCGATAAGTCTGAGACTCGAAAGATTGCGGCCCGCCGGCCATTTACGACCCCACTTCATGAACGCCCTGATCGCCGTCGGTGCGGTATAAAAAACGGATACACCGTATTTTTCGATAATTGACCAGTTACGGTCCGGATCAGGCCAGTCGGGCGCCCCTTCGTAAATGAGACTGGTAGCGCCGTTTGCGAGCGGCCCGTACACCACATAGCTGTGACCCGTGACCCAACCGATATCGGCGGTGCACCAGTAAACGTCGTTG encodes:
- the bioF gene encoding 8-amino-7-oxononanoate synthase; this encodes MEFLGQTLHDAENAGLRRTLRSLTPYSPTRALLNGREVTLFCTNNYLGLTHHPRVIASAAEALRTYGAGSGASRLVSGHFPLHNELEESIARFKGCARALVFPAGYMANIAVISALAGRGDVVFCDRLCHASLLDGCRLSGAKILRFAHNDIASLRRLVAQHRGRRRLLVTEGVFSMDGDTAPLAELYAVAREDSLILIVDDAHGTGVLGPGGRGTLAAQGIPVNDVVLTGTLSKALASLGGFVAGSDVLVDFVLNSARPFIFTTALPPASAAAALTAFELLLEEPLLLGRLWENVGRMRDGLAARCFFTAGTSPIMPVIVGDPARALSLSERLLERGYFVPAIRPPSVPHGTARLRITVSAAHTCGEIDGFLAAFSEAMEDGI
- the bioD gene encoding dethiobiotin synthase is translated as MTETQTGNEAARPTLPSLFITGTDTGVGKTVLSALLGLIYQSAGLKTAYLKPVETGAVKGPDGLVPGDTRFVSDVLGLEESIDVLCPYRFEHPVSPHLAGRMGKKEFKPQVVQECFKYLEKFYDAVIVEGAGGLLVPLSEKYMVADLARDLGLPVVITARPGLGTINHTLLTIAAALQVELKVAGVVVNRYPEDPDPVVKDNPRAIAKLSGLPVLARVPELDGLDAGEPGRALLEKAALELNRLYRLDEALAKLV
- the bioA gene encoding adenosylmethionine--8-amino-7-oxononanoate transaminase; protein product: MYSGEEIERLENLDRTTIWHPFTQMKEYVSENAPVIAAGEGCYLIDIHGRRYLDGVSSLWVTVHGHRKAALNDAIKEQLEKVAHSTLLGLANVPSVLLAERLTAIAPAGLKRVFYSDSGSAGVEIALKIAFQYWRNIGITGKNKFLSFYNAYHGDTLGAVGVGGMELFHQVYGPLVVASLKTPSAYCYRCPYGYSELSGCGRDCFTAFERIIEEYRDELAAVIVEPVIQGAAGMIIWPEGFLRRLRRLCDTHRVLLIADEVATGFGRTGKMFACEHEQVSPDIMIMAKGITGGYLPLAATLTTETIYEAFYADYPEQKTFYHGHTYTGNPLACAASMANLDLFENEAVMDRLQPKIEHLRTLLDNLRGLPHVGDVRQAGFMVGIELVRNKETREPFPLVDRKGRQVVLKAREKGVIIRPLGDVVVLMPPLAISDPELSDLCGVVTESIMEATN
- a CDS encoding alpha/beta hydrolase → MTPTVGLNGKGIALSPTVIAGTPAYLLTPENQKGAAIILHGYGGVKEEVLGLGIAAAGAGWKTYLPDLPGHGAHPEPLSGQSIRRFAAALKTYTFTAAIGHSLGGRIAMTLGTKRTCLLSIPLDVRFDGRKSELLRVLRARRVRESKPFTGLEEALAVLNEPWPSPPVLLFHSFRDLPTCLAAVASAREIGWETRSVNNVGHLDIITAPEVLNAVGAYL
- a CDS encoding methyltransferase domain-containing protein, which encodes MNCKEGAIPISVSEPFSVNSNIYASPENERFYMRIAAALADRIVSLNPQRILEVGAGTGAATVVLRRWFPAAEILATDPSNEMLAYNKKKPLTNTTFALLPAEAAAETKDRFGLVFGNICYHWFRPGTARTLAGLLDPGGVMAFSVPVSGPAKGDGNLILLRICREIGVGDRHGKHLLSISRLRREFAGLKSSVESVTIRETLSPAFFGVLLRARGSWDFLFGSRAELAEDMWNRLTTGLSETTLHWNIALVVARK
- the bioB gene encoding biotin synthase BioB — translated: MNLIGQTGLISDLALRVFNGGALSMAEAVTLIRMPDETTPFLLGWADVLRKHIHGTRLDLCAIVSARAGRCPEDCRFCAQAARYPTQAPVHPLLPEEDILRRAKAARASGIGRFSLVTSGRDPGGDFDKIIAAFGRLRKEIPDLRLCASLGILTAEEARELKKTGVERYHHNLEGAASFFDRICATHRYSDRVATIQTAREAGLEICAGGIIGLGESPEQRVELALALRDLRVKSVPVNLLHSIPGTPLASQPPLPPLEILRTLAVFRLVLPEAVIRYAGGREHNLRNTQALGLAGGVNGLITGDYLTTSGQGTAHDLQLARDLGLFPDTP
- a CDS encoding bifunctional nuclease family protein, which codes for MVPVKVKEIAFDLAMNPVVLLSDEEELKMLPIWIGPFEAHSIALALEGASLGRPLTHDLLKTICEQSGVTVSSVIISDVKDGTYYAELHLKTKDYETVIDARPSDAIALALRTVTPIFMSDKVADYALTPEELYSQESDESKIVKVSDERKLH
- the uppP gene encoding undecaprenyl-diphosphatase UppP, which gives rise to MGLTEAVVLGIVQGLGEFLPISSTAHLVLAPWFFNWRDPGLAFDVALHLGTLAAVVAYFWRDWLGLVRNGLKGTRTREGRLFWYLALATIPGALIGMALEQQAETVFRSPMLIGVMLIAMGAVLYAADHYGGKARDIWRLGWVDALLIGLSQAVAIIPGVSRSGATISAGRLLGVEREAATRFSFLLSTPIILGAGIFGLKDIAAADINASFWAGVVTSAVAGFFAIAFLLRFVTTRSFNVFVWYRVILGSLVILLAAAR
- the acs gene encoding acetate--CoA ligase; the protein is MVLEKTIDILLEEERIFHPPGDFVKQANVSSKQIYADAHANYKLYWAMQAERLDWFQKWDKVLEWNPPFARWFVNGKLNVSYNCLDRHLVTWRRNKAAIIFEGEPGDSRVLTYWDLYREVTRFTNVLKEFGVKTGDRVAIYLSMIPELVIAMLACARIGAPHSVVFGGFSSEALRDRINDAGAKVLVTADGGWRRGKAVPLKKNADVALMETPTIEKMIVVKRTNQEVKMKNGRDVWYHEVMESAPIGCPPEELDSEHMLYILYTSGTTGKPKGVVHTTGGYLVGTSTTHSMVFDIKDNDVYWCTADIGWVTGHSYVVYGPLANGATSLIYEGAPDWPDPDRNWSIIEKYGVSVFYTAPTAIRAFMKWGRKWPAGRNLSSLRLIGTVGEPINPEAWIWCHENIGGERCPIVDTWWQTETGMIMISPLPGITPLKPGSATVPLPGIDADVLDAAGKPVPLGQGGFLVIKEPWPAMLRTIYGDDQRYIDTYWSKFPGKWIYFAGDGAKRDYHNYYWMLGRVDDVINVAGHRLSTMEIESTLVDHPSVAESAVISRDHEIKGQAVAAFVTLRSRAFNELKSAKRSFKEIENELKTHVAKKIGSIARPDDVFLTAELPKTRSGKIMRRLLRDIAEGRILGDTTTLADPAVISELKQKYEERES